From the Burkholderia glumae LMG 2196 = ATCC 33617 genome, one window contains:
- a CDS encoding amidohydrolase family protein, with protein sequence MSSLLIRNVRLASGASADIRIDGERFAALAPALDAPPGCTVEDGGGALALPGLVEAHTHLDKTHWGLPWFRNEVGPRLVDRIEFERRWRATSGHHAGRQSLALARAFLAAGTTRLRTHVDVDTEAGLKHLEGVLATREALRGTLEMQIVAFPQSGVLARPGTAALLDAALRAGADCLGGLDPCAIEGDRTAALDLLFGLAERHGKRLDLHLHERAAMGAASLGAILDRTAALGMRARVAVSHGFCLGGIDPPARDALLARMAALEVALVTSAPPDVEVPPLMACRAAGVTVAGGNDGIRDTWTPYGRPDMLERAMLIGMRYNLRRDDELAVALDCVTGSAARGCGFADYGLVPGARADLVLVQADTPAEAVAARPPRRLVVAAGRVVARDGSLLD encoded by the coding sequence ATGAGTTCCCTGCTGATCCGCAACGTCCGGCTCGCGAGCGGCGCCAGCGCCGACATCCGCATCGACGGCGAGCGCTTCGCCGCGCTCGCCCCCGCGCTCGACGCGCCGCCCGGCTGCACGGTGGAGGACGGCGGCGGGGCGCTCGCGCTGCCGGGCCTCGTCGAGGCGCACACGCATCTGGACAAGACGCACTGGGGCCTGCCGTGGTTTCGCAACGAGGTGGGGCCGCGGCTGGTCGACCGGATCGAATTCGAGCGCCGCTGGCGCGCGACGAGCGGCCACCACGCGGGCCGCCAGTCGCTCGCGCTGGCGCGCGCCTTCCTCGCGGCCGGCACCACGCGGCTGCGCACCCACGTGGACGTCGACACCGAGGCCGGGCTCAAGCATCTGGAGGGCGTGCTGGCCACGCGCGAGGCGTTGCGCGGCACGCTGGAGATGCAGATCGTGGCGTTCCCGCAGTCGGGCGTGCTGGCCCGTCCCGGCACGGCGGCGCTGCTCGACGCGGCCTTGCGCGCGGGCGCCGATTGCCTGGGCGGGCTCGATCCATGCGCGATCGAGGGCGACCGGACGGCCGCGCTCGACTTGCTGTTCGGGCTGGCCGAGCGGCACGGCAAGCGGCTCGACCTGCATCTGCACGAGCGCGCGGCGATGGGCGCCGCGTCGCTCGGCGCGATCCTCGATCGCACCGCCGCGCTCGGCATGCGCGCTCGCGTGGCCGTCAGCCACGGCTTCTGTCTCGGCGGCATCGACCCGCCCGCGCGCGACGCGCTGCTGGCGCGGATGGCCGCGCTCGAGGTGGCGCTCGTCACCAGCGCGCCGCCCGACGTCGAGGTGCCGCCGCTGATGGCCTGCCGTGCGGCCGGCGTGACGGTGGCCGGCGGCAACGACGGGATTCGCGATACCTGGACCCCCTACGGACGCCCCGACATGCTCGAACGCGCGATGCTGATCGGCATGCGCTACAACCTGCGCCGCGACGACGAGCTGGCCGTCGCGCTCGACTGCGTGACCGGCTCGGCCGCACGCGGCTGCGGGTTCGCCGACTACGGGCTGGTGCCGGGAGCGCGCGCCGATCTGGTGCTGGTGCAGGCCGACACGCCGGCCGAGGCGGTCGCGGCACGGCCGCCGCGGCGGCTGGTGGTGGCGGCGGGGCGCGTGGTGGCGCGCGACGGCAGCCTGCTCGATTGA
- a CDS encoding MFS transporter has translation MTNSQDGHAGATEGAQERQIVGHIARRLVPFLALIYVVAYVDRTVVGFAKLHMNAAVGLSDAAYGLGAGLFFVGYFLCEVPSNLALSRYGARVWFARILFTWGVITMAMAWVSGPHSFYALRFLLGAAEAGLFPGILYFLTQWFPMRHRAGVIGLLVLAQPVAGIVTGPLAGALLETHGLFGLANWQLLFIATGLPAVLLSVPTLRVLPESPAQARWLGETERRWIERELAADQRSHALDPHRNALSALKDRRVLLLAALYLPFPISIYGLSLWLPTIIKGFGVSDATAGWLSAVPYLFAVAGLLIVPRHSDRRRERYGHIVVVTTAGGLTLAASAWVHAPALQLLLLSLTAFSLYSIQTVVWALPGEFLSGPSAAVGIATINSLANLGGYFGPYGVGLIKDATGSLAAGLYFLAATLLFAVLMTFVVRAALARPPRDERDGALARQP, from the coding sequence ATGACGAATTCGCAGGACGGGCATGCCGGTGCCACCGAAGGCGCGCAGGAGCGGCAGATCGTCGGCCATATCGCCCGGCGGCTGGTGCCGTTCCTCGCGCTGATCTACGTGGTGGCCTATGTGGATCGCACCGTGGTGGGCTTCGCCAAGCTGCACATGAACGCGGCCGTGGGCCTGAGCGACGCCGCCTATGGGCTCGGCGCGGGGCTGTTCTTCGTCGGCTATTTCCTCTGCGAGGTGCCGAGCAACCTGGCGCTGTCGCGCTACGGCGCGCGCGTCTGGTTCGCGCGCATCCTGTTTACGTGGGGCGTGATCACCATGGCGATGGCCTGGGTCAGCGGCCCGCACAGCTTCTACGCGCTGCGCTTCCTGCTCGGCGCGGCCGAGGCGGGCCTCTTTCCCGGCATCCTCTATTTCCTCACGCAATGGTTCCCGATGCGCCATCGCGCCGGCGTGATCGGCCTGCTGGTGCTCGCGCAGCCGGTCGCCGGCATCGTCACCGGGCCGCTGGCCGGTGCGCTGCTGGAAACGCACGGCCTGTTCGGCCTCGCCAACTGGCAGTTGCTGTTCATCGCCACCGGGCTGCCGGCGGTGCTGCTCAGCGTGCCGACGCTGCGCGTGCTGCCCGAATCGCCGGCCCAGGCGCGCTGGCTCGGCGAGACCGAGCGCCGCTGGATCGAGCGCGAGCTGGCCGCCGACCAGCGCAGCCACGCGCTCGACCCGCATCGCAATGCGCTCAGCGCCCTGAAGGACCGCCGCGTGCTGCTGCTGGCCGCGCTGTACCTGCCGTTCCCGATCAGCATCTACGGGCTGTCGCTGTGGCTGCCCACCATCATCAAGGGCTTCGGCGTGAGCGATGCCACGGCGGGCTGGCTGTCGGCCGTGCCGTACCTGTTCGCGGTGGCCGGCCTGCTGATCGTGCCGCGCCACTCGGACCGCCGCCGCGAGCGCTACGGCCACATCGTGGTGGTCACCACCGCGGGCGGCCTGACGCTGGCCGCGAGCGCGTGGGTCCACGCGCCGGCCCTGCAACTGCTGCTGCTGAGCCTGACCGCGTTCTCGCTCTACTCGATCCAGACCGTGGTCTGGGCGCTGCCGGGCGAGTTCCTGAGCGGGCCGAGCGCGGCCGTGGGGATCGCGACGATCAACTCGCTGGCCAACCTGGGCGGCTATTTCGGCCCCTACGGCGTGGGCCTGATCAAGGACGCCACCGGCAGCCTCGCGGCCGGCCTCTATTTCCTCGCGGCGACGCTGCTGTTCGCGGTGCTGATGACGTTCGTCGTGCGCGCCGCGCTGGCCAGGCCGCCGCGCGACGAGCGCGACGGCGCGCTCGCGCGCCAGCCGTGA
- a CDS encoding arabinose ABC transporter substrate-binding protein — protein MIRNTRRLTLRVLLAAMCAAPLGFAGTASAEAPLKIGFLVKMPEQAWFINEQKAATALGQKENFSVVNIGTPDGEKVLAAIDNLGAQGAKGFVICAPDVRLGPAIERRAKQYNMKFVTVDDQLVDSSGKPLPNVPHLGMSAFKIGNQVGQAIIDEMKKRGWKPEEVGALRITDYELPTAKLRTDGATQSLLAGGFLKQNIFDAPQKTTDDEGGFNAASPVLAQHPNIHKWVIFALNEESVLGAVRATEQLHVPSADVIGVGINGAGEAFAEFQKTQPTGFYGTIAVSSTNHGKQSAQNLVNWIRTGKQPPLDTQTTGTLMTRENWKAVRAELGI, from the coding sequence ATGATTCGCAACACCCGCCGCCTGACCCTGCGCGTCCTGCTCGCAGCCATGTGCGCCGCGCCGCTCGGCTTCGCCGGCACGGCCAGCGCCGAGGCGCCCCTGAAGATCGGCTTCCTGGTCAAGATGCCCGAGCAGGCATGGTTCATCAACGAGCAGAAGGCGGCCACCGCGCTCGGCCAGAAGGAGAACTTCTCGGTCGTCAACATCGGCACGCCCGACGGCGAGAAGGTGCTGGCCGCGATCGACAACCTCGGCGCGCAAGGCGCCAAGGGCTTCGTGATCTGCGCGCCCGACGTGCGCCTCGGGCCGGCCATCGAGCGCCGCGCCAAGCAGTACAACATGAAGTTCGTGACGGTGGACGACCAGCTCGTCGATTCGTCCGGCAAGCCGCTGCCGAACGTGCCGCACCTCGGCATGTCCGCGTTCAAGATCGGCAACCAGGTCGGCCAGGCGATCATCGACGAGATGAAGAAGCGCGGCTGGAAGCCCGAGGAAGTCGGCGCGCTGCGCATCACCGACTACGAGCTGCCCACCGCCAAGCTGCGCACCGACGGCGCGACCCAGTCGCTGCTGGCCGGCGGCTTCCTCAAGCAGAACATCTTCGACGCGCCGCAGAAGACCACCGACGACGAAGGCGGCTTCAACGCGGCCTCGCCGGTGCTCGCCCAGCATCCGAACATCCACAAGTGGGTGATCTTCGCGCTGAACGAGGAATCGGTGCTGGGCGCCGTGCGCGCCACCGAGCAGCTGCACGTGCCGAGCGCCGACGTGATCGGGGTGGGCATCAACGGTGCCGGCGAGGCCTTCGCCGAGTTCCAGAAGACCCAGCCGACCGGCTTCTACGGCACCATCGCCGTGAGCTCGACCAACCACGGCAAGCAAAGCGCACAGAACCTGGTGAACTGGATCCGCACCGGCAAGCAGCCGCCGCTCGACACCCAGACCACCGGCACGCTGATGACGCGCGAGAACTGGAAGGCGGTGCGCGCCGAACTCGGGATCTGA
- a CDS encoding LysR substrate-binding domain-containing protein, whose product MLDSNPWYIRTRLKTRQLLLVVALAEEGNIHRAAAALSMTQPAASKLLRELEEMLGTVLFERMPRGVKPTLYGDALIRHARAALGSLEQAQEELSALKAGRLGHVAVGAITSPGVRLLPAAVADLKRRHADIRISVEIDTSNVLLERLAQDKLDIVIGRLSPEHDKRQLRYETLAGELVRAVVRRGHPLLADAPSALEELRRHAWIVPPAGSVLRHRFELMFQRASLAPPSSVVETPALLFITRLLEKSDMIAVLAEDVADYYAGHGMVEILPLPMECRMDDFGLITPAEKLLSPAAALMIEALRAAGRETYAAPAGA is encoded by the coding sequence ATGCTTGATTCGAACCCCTGGTACATCCGCACGCGCCTGAAGACACGGCAGCTGCTGCTCGTGGTGGCGCTCGCCGAGGAAGGCAACATCCACCGCGCGGCGGCCGCGCTGAGCATGACGCAGCCGGCCGCCTCGAAACTGCTGCGCGAACTGGAGGAGATGCTCGGCACGGTATTGTTCGAGCGCATGCCGCGCGGCGTGAAGCCGACGCTGTACGGCGACGCGCTGATCCGCCATGCGCGCGCCGCGCTCGGCAGCCTGGAGCAGGCGCAGGAGGAACTGAGCGCGCTGAAGGCGGGACGCCTCGGGCATGTGGCGGTGGGCGCGATCACCTCGCCCGGCGTGCGCCTGCTGCCGGCCGCGGTGGCGGACCTGAAGCGGCGCCACGCCGACATCCGCATCTCGGTGGAGATCGACACCAGCAACGTGCTGCTCGAACGCCTGGCGCAGGACAAGCTCGACATCGTGATCGGCCGGCTCTCGCCCGAGCACGACAAGCGCCAGCTGCGCTACGAAACGCTGGCCGGCGAGCTGGTGCGTGCCGTGGTGCGGCGCGGGCATCCGCTGCTGGCCGACGCGCCCAGCGCGCTGGAGGAGCTGCGGCGCCACGCCTGGATCGTGCCGCCGGCCGGCAGCGTGCTGCGCCACCGCTTCGAGCTGATGTTCCAGCGTGCCAGCCTCGCGCCGCCGTCGAGCGTGGTGGAGACGCCCGCGCTGCTGTTCATCACGCGCCTGCTCGAGAAGAGCGACATGATCGCGGTGCTGGCCGAGGACGTGGCCGACTATTACGCCGGGCACGGCATGGTGGAGATCCTGCCGCTGCCGATGGAATGCCGGATGGACGACTTCGGGCTCATCACGCCGGCCGAGAAGCTGCTCTCGCCGGCCGCCGCGCTGATGATCGAGGCGCTGCGCGCCGCCGGCCGCGAGACTTACGCGGCGCCCGCCGGCGCCTGA
- a CDS encoding FadR/GntR family transcriptional regulator: protein MKTLNQTERIVREIETQLIEGAWAPGQRIPGERKLAEAMGAARSTVRTALQRLVARGLLASRPMSGFYVSDRLQTGLISPWRQLVSEHPELRPDMLEFRLMLEGTTAYLAAIRATDEDLARIEAVTDAMAVAHRAGDHAGGSRLDGDFHAALASASHNAMLRHLQASLAKMLHTHISLNNTRLVALLEQASGQLLGQHLALWEAIRARRPEDARRLMLEHIGFVWQRLEPELPVTML from the coding sequence ATGAAAACCCTCAACCAGACCGAGCGGATCGTGCGCGAGATCGAAACCCAGCTGATCGAGGGCGCTTGGGCGCCCGGCCAGCGGATTCCGGGCGAGCGCAAGCTGGCCGAGGCGATGGGCGCGGCGCGCTCGACCGTGCGCACCGCGTTGCAGCGGCTCGTCGCGCGAGGGCTGCTGGCGAGCCGGCCGATGTCGGGCTTCTACGTGTCGGACCGGCTCCAGACCGGGCTCATCTCGCCATGGCGGCAGCTCGTCAGCGAGCATCCCGAGCTGCGCCCCGACATGCTCGAATTCCGGCTGATGCTGGAAGGCACCACCGCCTATCTGGCCGCGATACGCGCCACCGACGAGGATCTCGCGCGGATCGAGGCCGTCACCGACGCGATGGCCGTCGCGCATCGCGCCGGCGACCATGCGGGCGGCTCCCGGCTCGACGGCGACTTCCACGCGGCGCTCGCGAGCGCCTCGCACAACGCGATGCTGCGGCACCTGCAGGCCAGCCTCGCGAAGATGCTGCATACCCACATCTCGCTCAACAACACGCGGCTCGTCGCGCTGCTCGAGCAGGCCTCCGGGCAACTGCTCGGGCAGCATCTGGCGCTCTGGGAGGCGATCCGCGCGCGCCGGCCCGAGGACGCGCGGCGGCTGATGCTCGAACACATCGGCTTCGTCTGGCAGCGGCTCGAACCGGAGCTGCCGGTGACGATGCTATGA
- a CDS encoding IlvD/Edd family dehydratase, with protein MSASKPKLRSQQWFGTTDKNGFMYRSWMKNQGIPDHEFDGRPIIGICNTWSELTPCNAHFRKLAEHVKRGVYEAGGFPVEFPVFSNGESNLRPTAMLTRNLASMDVEEAIRGNPVDAVVLLAGCDKTTPALLMGAASCDVPAIVVSGGPMLNGKLEGKDIGSGTAVWRLHESLKAGEIDLHHFLSAEAGMSRSAGTCNTMGTASTMACMAEALGVTLPHNAAIPAVDARRYVLAHLSGSRIVQMALEDLKLSKVLTRAAFENAIRTNAAIGGSTNAVIHLKAIAGRIGVPLELEDWMRIGRNTPTLVDLQPSGRFLMEEFYYAGGLPAVLRRLGEAQLLPHPDALTVNGKSIWDNVREAPNYDEEVIRPLDRPLIADGGICILRGNLAPRGAVLKPSAATPELLKHRGRAVVFENFDHYKATIGDESLEVDKDSILVMKNCGPRGYPGMAEVGNMGLPPKLLRQGVKDMVRISDARMSGTAYGTVVLHVAPEAAAGGPLAAVRNGDWIELDCEAGRLHLDISDEELARRLRDVDPSAAPGVAEQAGRGGYARLYVDHVLQADEGCDLDFLVGMRGAEVPRHSH; from the coding sequence ATGTCGGCAAGCAAACCGAAGCTGCGATCCCAACAATGGTTCGGCACCACGGACAAGAACGGCTTCATGTATCGAAGCTGGATGAAGAATCAGGGTATTCCCGACCATGAGTTCGACGGCAGGCCGATCATCGGCATCTGCAACACCTGGTCGGAGCTGACGCCCTGCAACGCGCACTTCCGCAAGCTCGCCGAGCACGTCAAGCGCGGCGTGTACGAGGCCGGCGGCTTCCCGGTCGAATTCCCGGTGTTCTCGAACGGCGAGTCGAACCTGCGCCCGACCGCGATGCTCACGCGCAACCTGGCGAGCATGGACGTGGAAGAGGCGATCCGCGGCAACCCGGTGGACGCGGTGGTGCTGCTGGCCGGTTGCGACAAGACCACCCCGGCGCTGCTGATGGGCGCGGCCAGCTGCGACGTGCCGGCCATCGTGGTGAGCGGCGGCCCGATGCTGAACGGCAAGCTCGAGGGCAAGGACATCGGCTCGGGCACGGCGGTGTGGCGCCTGCACGAATCGCTGAAGGCCGGCGAGATCGATCTGCATCATTTCCTGTCGGCGGAGGCGGGCATGTCGCGCTCGGCCGGCACCTGCAACACCATGGGCACGGCCTCGACGATGGCCTGCATGGCCGAGGCGCTCGGCGTGACGCTGCCGCACAACGCGGCGATTCCGGCCGTGGACGCGCGCCGCTACGTGCTCGCCCATCTGTCGGGCAGCCGCATCGTGCAGATGGCGCTGGAGGATCTGAAGCTCTCGAAGGTGCTCACGCGCGCCGCGTTCGAGAACGCGATCCGCACCAACGCGGCGATCGGCGGCTCGACCAACGCGGTGATCCACCTGAAGGCGATCGCGGGCCGCATCGGCGTGCCGCTGGAACTGGAAGACTGGATGCGCATCGGCCGCAACACGCCGACGCTGGTGGACCTGCAGCCGTCGGGCCGCTTCCTGATGGAGGAGTTCTACTACGCGGGCGGCCTGCCGGCGGTGCTGCGCCGCCTCGGCGAGGCGCAGCTGCTGCCGCATCCGGACGCGCTGACGGTGAACGGCAAATCGATCTGGGACAACGTGCGCGAGGCGCCGAACTACGACGAGGAAGTGATCCGGCCGCTGGACCGGCCGCTGATCGCCGACGGCGGCATCTGCATCCTGCGCGGCAACCTCGCGCCGCGCGGCGCCGTGCTCAAGCCCTCGGCCGCCACGCCGGAGCTGCTCAAGCACCGCGGCCGCGCGGTGGTGTTCGAGAACTTCGATCACTACAAGGCGACCATCGGCGACGAGTCGCTGGAGGTGGACAAGGATTCGATCCTGGTGATGAAGAACTGCGGCCCGCGCGGCTACCCCGGCATGGCCGAGGTCGGCAACATGGGCCTGCCGCCGAAGCTGTTGCGCCAGGGCGTGAAGGACATGGTGCGGATCTCCGACGCACGCATGAGCGGCACGGCCTACGGCACGGTGGTGCTGCACGTGGCGCCGGAAGCGGCCGCGGGCGGACCGCTCGCGGCGGTGCGCAACGGCGACTGGATCGAGCTCGACTGCGAGGCGGGACGGCTGCATCTGGACATCAGCGACGAGGAACTGGCTCGGCGCCTGCGCGACGTCGATCCGAGCGCCGCGCCGGGCGTGGCCGAGCAGGCCGGCCGCGGCGGCTACGCCCGGCTCTATGTCGATCACGTGCTGCAGGCCGACGAGGGGTGCGACCTCGACTTCCTGGTCGGCATGCGCGGCGCCGAGGTGCCGCGCCACTCGCACTGA
- the araG gene encoding L-arabinose ABC transporter ATP-binding protein AraG — MTDQLMTDAGPAPAGGDAARPYLELDGITVSFPGVRALDQVSLAVRAGEVHGLMGENGAGKSTLLKVLSGLNQPQEGTLRLAGVERRFATTRAAIDAGIAIIYQELHLVPELTVAENLMLGQLPNRLGVLDERALVKRATDELQRLGERIDPRTPVKDLSIGQRQMIEIGKALMRDARVIAFDEPTSSLSARETKNLFRIIDALRADGRAIIYVTHRMDEVDALCDRVTVFRDGRRIETFDSVADLDRNRLIAAMVGRSIADVYGYRPRATGEVLLEAKGLMGPGLAEPLSFTARRGEIVGFFGLVGAGRSELMKLIYGAVRASAGHVELGGRRMNFASPRDAVRAGIALCPEDRKQEGIVAIASVADNLNISARRHFSPARFLLNERRERELAQEYIRKLAIKTRNGDTAIGTLSGGNQQKVILSRWLAERIEVFLMDEPTRGIDVGARAEIYHLLYDLAEAGRAVVMVSSDLAEVIGVADRIVVMREGRIVGSVPKAEASPDELIKLALPR; from the coding sequence ATGACTGATCAACTCATGACGGACGCGGGCCCGGCCCCGGCAGGCGGCGACGCCGCGCGCCCCTACCTGGAGCTCGACGGCATCACCGTCAGCTTTCCGGGCGTGCGCGCGCTCGATCAGGTCTCGCTCGCGGTGCGCGCGGGCGAGGTACACGGCCTGATGGGCGAGAACGGCGCCGGCAAGTCCACGCTGCTGAAGGTGCTGTCGGGCCTGAACCAGCCGCAGGAAGGCACGCTGCGGCTGGCCGGCGTCGAGCGCCGCTTCGCCACCACGCGCGCGGCGATCGATGCCGGCATCGCGATCATCTACCAGGAGCTGCATCTCGTACCCGAGCTGACGGTGGCGGAAAACCTGATGCTCGGGCAACTGCCGAACCGCCTCGGCGTGCTCGACGAGCGCGCGCTCGTCAAGCGCGCCACCGACGAACTGCAACGGCTCGGCGAGCGCATCGATCCGCGCACGCCGGTGAAGGATCTCTCGATCGGCCAGCGCCAGATGATCGAGATCGGCAAGGCGCTGATGCGCGACGCGCGCGTGATCGCGTTCGACGAGCCCACCAGTTCGCTGTCGGCGCGCGAGACCAAGAACCTGTTTCGCATCATCGACGCGCTGCGTGCCGACGGGCGCGCGATCATCTACGTCACGCACCGCATGGACGAGGTCGATGCGTTGTGCGACCGCGTCACGGTGTTCCGCGACGGCCGCCGCATCGAGACCTTCGACTCGGTGGCCGACCTCGATCGCAACCGCCTGATCGCGGCGATGGTGGGGCGCTCGATCGCCGACGTGTACGGCTACCGGCCGCGCGCGACGGGCGAGGTGCTGCTCGAGGCGAAGGGGCTGATGGGGCCGGGCCTGGCCGAGCCCTTGTCGTTTACGGCGCGGCGCGGCGAGATCGTGGGCTTCTTCGGACTGGTGGGCGCGGGGCGCTCCGAGCTGATGAAGCTGATCTACGGCGCGGTGCGCGCGAGCGCCGGGCACGTCGAGCTGGGCGGCCGGCGCATGAACTTCGCGAGCCCGCGCGACGCGGTGCGCGCCGGCATCGCGCTGTGCCCAGAGGACCGCAAGCAGGAGGGCATCGTCGCGATCGCGTCGGTGGCCGACAACCTGAACATCAGCGCGCGGCGCCATTTCAGCCCCGCGCGCTTCCTGCTCAACGAAAGGCGCGAGCGCGAACTCGCGCAGGAGTACATCCGCAAGCTCGCGATCAAGACGCGCAACGGCGATACCGCGATCGGCACGCTCTCGGGCGGCAACCAGCAGAAGGTGATCCTGTCGCGCTGGCTGGCCGAGCGCATCGAGGTGTTCCTGATGGACGAGCCCACGCGCGGCATCGACGTGGGCGCGCGCGCCGAGATCTACCACCTGCTGTACGACCTGGCCGAGGCCGGGCGCGCGGTGGTGATGGTATCGAGCGATCTGGCCGAGGTGATCGGCGTGGCCGACCGCATCGTGGTGATGCGCGAGGGGCGCATCGTCGGCAGCGTGCCGAAGGCCGAGGCCTCGCCCGACGAACTGATCAAGCTCGCGCTGCCGCGCTGA
- a CDS encoding dihydrodipicolinate synthase family protein, producing MNTSRSPRYRGVFPVVPTTFTETGELDLASQKRAVDFMIDAGSDGLCILANFSEQFSLADDERELITRTVLEHVAGRVPVIVTTTHYGTGICAARSRRAQEQGAAMVMIMPPYHGATFRVPEPAIQEFYARVSDAIDIPIMIQDAPASGTVLSAPFLAKLAREVEQVAYFKIETPGAANKLRELIRLGGDAVEGPWDGEEAITLLADLNAGATGAMTGGGYPDGIRPILAAHREGRADDAYALYQQWLPLINHENRQAGLLACKALMKEGGVIDCELPRHPLPAIHPDTRAELLAIARRLDPLVLRWGK from the coding sequence ATGAATACGAGTCGCTCCCCCCGCTACCGCGGCGTTTTCCCCGTCGTGCCGACCACCTTCACCGAGACCGGCGAGCTGGATCTGGCGAGCCAGAAGCGCGCCGTCGATTTCATGATCGACGCCGGCTCGGACGGCCTGTGCATCCTCGCGAACTTCTCCGAGCAGTTCTCGCTCGCTGACGACGAGCGCGAGCTGATCACGCGCACCGTGCTCGAGCACGTGGCCGGCCGCGTGCCGGTGATCGTCACCACCACCCACTACGGCACCGGCATCTGCGCGGCGCGCAGCCGGCGCGCGCAGGAGCAGGGCGCGGCCATGGTGATGATCATGCCGCCCTACCACGGCGCGACGTTCCGCGTGCCGGAGCCGGCGATCCAGGAGTTCTACGCGCGCGTGTCGGACGCGATCGACATCCCGATCATGATCCAGGACGCGCCCGCGAGCGGCACGGTGCTGTCCGCGCCGTTCCTCGCGAAGCTCGCGCGCGAGGTCGAGCAGGTGGCCTACTTCAAGATCGAGACGCCGGGCGCGGCCAACAAGCTGCGCGAGCTGATCCGGCTGGGCGGCGATGCCGTGGAAGGGCCGTGGGACGGCGAGGAGGCGATCACGCTGCTGGCCGACCTGAACGCCGGCGCGACCGGCGCGATGACGGGCGGCGGCTATCCGGACGGCATCCGGCCGATCCTGGCGGCGCATCGCGAGGGCCGCGCCGACGACGCCTACGCGCTGTACCAGCAGTGGCTGCCGCTCATCAACCACGAGAACCGCCAGGCCGGCCTGCTGGCCTGCAAGGCGCTGATGAAGGAGGGCGGCGTGATCGACTGCGAGCTGCCGCGCCATCCGCTGCCGGCCATCCATCCGGACACGCGCGCCGAGCTGCTCGCGATCGCGCGCCGGCTCGACCCGCTCGTGCTGCGCTGGGGCAAGTGA
- a CDS encoding Gfo/Idh/MocA family protein — MTINTTTYTLGIVGVGKIARDQHLPAIATNPGFQLVAAASRNAQVEAVRNYPDLAALLAAEPGLHAVSLCAPPQVRYEQARAALLAGKHVMLEKPPGAGVSEVEALRALARQHNRTLFATWHSRHASAVEPARAWLAGREVREVQVRWKEDVRRWHPGQQWIWEAGGLGVFDPGINALSIVTQILPNPVLLRAATLHVPADCATPIAAELDCVDAAGAPVRAEFDWRHGPVEQWEIDVDTADGRLSIAEGGKRLTIAGEAVALDAEREYASLYERFHWLIGHGTDDVDVSPLRLVADAFMLGKHVEVEPFGH; from the coding sequence ATGACCATCAACACGACTACCTATACCCTCGGCATCGTCGGCGTCGGCAAGATCGCGCGCGACCAGCACCTGCCCGCCATCGCCACCAATCCGGGCTTCCAGCTGGTGGCCGCCGCGAGCCGTAACGCGCAGGTCGAGGCGGTGCGCAACTACCCCGATCTCGCGGCGCTGCTGGCCGCCGAGCCGGGCCTTCACGCCGTCTCGCTGTGTGCCCCGCCGCAGGTCCGCTACGAGCAGGCGCGCGCCGCGCTGCTGGCCGGCAAGCACGTGATGCTCGAAAAGCCGCCCGGCGCCGGCGTGAGCGAGGTGGAGGCGCTGCGCGCGCTGGCGCGCCAGCACAACCGCACGCTGTTCGCCACCTGGCATTCGCGCCATGCGAGCGCGGTGGAGCCGGCCCGCGCCTGGCTGGCCGGACGCGAGGTGCGCGAGGTGCAGGTGCGCTGGAAGGAGGACGTGCGGCGCTGGCATCCCGGGCAGCAGTGGATCTGGGAGGCGGGCGGCCTCGGCGTGTTCGATCCGGGCATCAACGCGCTGTCGATCGTCACGCAGATCCTGCCGAACCCGGTGCTGCTGCGCGCGGCCACGCTGCACGTGCCGGCCGACTGCGCGACGCCGATCGCCGCCGAGCTGGACTGCGTGGACGCGGCCGGCGCGCCGGTGCGCGCCGAATTCGACTGGCGCCACGGCCCGGTCGAGCAATGGGAGATCGATGTCGACACCGCCGACGGACGGCTGTCGATCGCCGAGGGCGGCAAGCGCCTGACGATTGCCGGCGAGGCGGTCGCGCTCGATGCCGAGCGCGAATACGCCTCGCTCTACGAGCGGTTCCACTGGCTGATCGGCCATGGCACCGACGACGTCGACGTGAGCCCGCTGCGGCTCGTGGCCGACGCATTCATGCTGGGCAAGCACGTCGAGGTCGAGCCGTTCGGTCACTGA